Proteins found in one Magnolia sinica isolate HGM2019 chromosome 5, MsV1, whole genome shotgun sequence genomic segment:
- the LOC131247372 gene encoding adenine/guanine permease AZG2: protein MGGGPCTGLLESCRDAEKRLNKTISKSMVGKYFKLEARKTCFTKEIRAGIATFLTMAYIISVNATILADSGATCTVSDCTSHSANIHTHPHHIHKPGPECKFQSNIGYQKCLSNVKKDLIMATVLSSMIGCFAMGILANLPLALAPGMGANAYFAYNLVGFHGSGSISYQTALAIVLLEGCAFLALSAIGLRSKIARLIPQSVRLACAAGIGLFLAFVGLQPHQGVGLVGPNNSTLVTLTACAHTNPLTGACEGGKMESPTFWLGTVGFLITSYSLMKDIKGGMIYGIVFVTLVSWIRDTSVTFFPDSPVGDTSYEYFKKVVDFHKIKSTAGAFSFSDFNRSDVWIALVTLFYVDVLDTTGTMYSMAQFGGFVDEKGHFEGEYLAFIVDASSTIVGSALGSSTLTTYVESSAGIREGGRTGLTALTVGICFFLSLFFTPLMASVPPWAVGPSLVLVGVMMMRVVRDIEWGEIKEGVPAFLTMLLMPLTYSIANGIIGGIGIFIALHLYDGIVWLWKWMVKMCRRLMGGAQNQVSATSGDPPTVPV, encoded by the coding sequence atgggaggtgggccttgcacaggTCTACTAGAGTCATGCAGGGATGCTGAGAAGCGTCTGAACAAAACAATCTCCAAGAGCATGGTTGGAAAATACTTCAAGCTAGAAGCTCGAAAGACCTGTTTCACTAAGGAAATCCGAGCAGGCATTGCCACCTTCCTCACCATGGCTTACATTATCTCAGTCAATGCCACCATACTCGCAGACTCCGGCGCGACGTGCACTGTCTCCGACTGCACGTCGCACTCCGCtaacatacacacacacccacaccacattcATAAACCTGGTCCAGAATGTAAGTTCCAATCAAACATAGGCTACCAAAAATGTCTATCAAATGTCAAAAAAGACCTTATAATGGCTACTGTCTTGTCATCTATGATTGGGTGTTTTGCAATGGGTATTTTAGCCAATCTGCCATTAGCCTTAGCCCCAGGCATGGGAGCCAATGCCTACTTTGCTTACAACCTAGTGGGCTTTCATGGGTCTGGGTCCATATCTTATCAAACCGCTCTCGCCATCGTCCTACTCGAAGGATGCGCTTTCCTCGCCTTGTCTGCAATTGGGCTACGTTCAAAGATTGCCCGTCTCATCCCTCAGTCAGTCCGGCTTGCTTGCGCGGCCGGCATTGGTTTGTTTCTAGCATTTGTTGGGCTCCAACCCCACCAAGGTGTGGGCCTTGTGGGCCCTAATAATTCCACATTGGTCACACTCACAGCTTGTGCTCACACCAACCCCCTGACTGGTGCATGTGAGGGTGGCAAGATGGAGAGCCCGACGTTCTGGCTCGGCACGGTCGGGTTCTTAATCACGTCGTATAGCTTAATGAAGGATATTAAGGGTGGGATGATATATGGGATTGTTTTTGTGACATTGGTGTCTTGGATTAGGGACACTAGTGTCACATTTTTTCCAGACAGCCCAGTTGGGGACACTAGTTATGAATATTTCAAGAAGGTTGTGGATTTTCATAAGATCAAATCCACAGCTGGGGCCTTTAGTTTCAGTGATTTCAATAGGAGTGATGTTTGGATAGCTCTAGTTACATTGTTCTATGTGGATGTGCTTGATACTACTGGGACAATGTACTCCATGGCCCAATTTGGAGGATTTGTGGATGAAAAGGGTCATTTTGAAGGTGAATATCTAGCATTTATAGTGGATGCAAGCTCTACAATCGTTGGATCGGCGCTCGGATCGTCCACTCTCACGACGTACGTTGAATCATCGGCGGGGATCAGAGAAGGGGGAAGGACCGGGCTAACGGCACTGACGGTGGGGATTTGTTTCTTCTTGTCCTTGTTTTTCACCCCACTGATGGCCAGTGTCCCACCATGGGCTGTGGGACCCTCTTTAGTCCTGGTGggagtgatgatgatgagagtGGTGAGGGACATTGAGTGGGGGGAGATTAAGGAAGGTGTGCCAGCTTTCTTGACCATGTTGCTCATGCCCCTCACTTACTCTATAGCTAATGGAATTATAGGGGGGATTGGGATATTCATAGCCCTTCATTTGTATGATGGGATTGTGTGGTTGTGGAAGTGGATGGTGAAGATGTGTAGGAGgttgatgggtggggcccaaaatcaaGTGTCTGCAACAAGTGGTGATCCACCTACTGTGCCTGTTTGA